In one window of Bacteriovorax sp. BAL6_X DNA:
- a CDS encoding putative zinc-binding metallopeptidase, with translation MIKLNLEYASREDILNAQLWELDICFEKSKFAHCLDQLVHELDAKKLLVRPKVWLSDEWFCPEAISGIAIPFSLMHPKLIELEKEFTGLCEGEDHDWFMKLMRHECGHVMDNAYFLKDEKKRKNIFGDHDRSYPSSYGPRKFSKKYVYHLEDNYAQAHPEEDFAETFSVWLTPRSNWKRIYESWPALKKLNYVDHLMKSLSNKKPNVVCYKEVDSIDESELTVREYLLKKKRKLRKTSQARRSIQHIQQYLSKNETTGIALDKIIGSLRKDLVRDISLLTKEYQYKIESVVNDLEGISNKKKLMIPEKCGPQIIHEIVLSHADKYFKEGRDRIVM, from the coding sequence ATGATTAAACTGAATTTAGAATATGCGTCTCGTGAAGACATACTCAATGCTCAATTATGGGAGCTTGATATTTGCTTTGAAAAAAGTAAGTTTGCACATTGTCTTGATCAGCTAGTACATGAGTTAGACGCTAAGAAGCTTCTTGTCAGACCAAAGGTTTGGCTAAGTGATGAGTGGTTCTGTCCGGAAGCAATTTCTGGAATTGCTATACCTTTCTCTCTAATGCATCCAAAACTAATTGAGCTAGAAAAAGAATTTACTGGATTGTGTGAAGGTGAAGACCATGACTGGTTTATGAAACTTATGAGACATGAATGTGGCCACGTTATGGATAATGCCTATTTTCTAAAAGACGAAAAGAAACGTAAAAATATCTTTGGTGATCACGATAGATCTTATCCTTCTTCATATGGGCCAAGAAAATTCTCTAAAAAGTATGTTTATCATCTCGAAGACAATTATGCTCAAGCGCACCCAGAAGAAGATTTTGCTGAGACATTTTCAGTTTGGCTTACTCCGCGTTCAAATTGGAAGCGTATTTATGAGAGTTGGCCAGCACTTAAAAAGTTAAATTATGTCGATCACTTGATGAAATCATTAAGCAATAAGAAGCCTAATGTTGTTTGTTATAAAGAGGTTGATAGTATCGATGAAAGCGAATTAACAGTAAGAGAGTACCTACTTAAAAAGAAAAGAAAGCTTCGCAAGACTTCGCAGGCACGACGAAGTATCCAACATATTCAACAATATCTTAGTAAGAATGAAACGACCGGCATTGCACTCGATAAAATCATAGGTAGCTTGAGGAAGGACCTCGTGAGGGATATCTCCTTGCTGACAAAAGAATATCAATATAAAATAGAATCTGTTGTAAATGATCTGGAAGGTATATCAAATAAGAAGAAACTTATGATTCCAGAAAAGTGCGGTCCTCAAATCATTCATGAGATTGTTCTATCACATGCTGATAAATATTTTAAAGAGGGGCGTGACAGGATAGTCATGTGA
- a CDS encoding ATP-grasp domain-containing protein, whose amino-acid sequence MSQKVKINKKKKRILVLVHSDLIPPENISKEDKQKEEFEFKPWITEFNVISTLNELGHETKVVGVYSDLLPLREAIDEFRPHIVFNLLEEFDGKVLLDQNVVSYLELLKVKYTGSNPRGLMIARDKALAKKLLSYHRIKTPGFQVFTSRSKAKVTKISKKLKFPLIVKCLYQDASLGISSASIVKTPEKAIERIIYLMDKYDEDVIIEEFIEGREFFVGVMGTKRLKVLPILELSFNNIENPLAQLYSEKAKWSMKYRQEKGIETGRALISKELEDKIIKICKRAYKVLELTGYARVDLRVCPAGEPYIIEANPNPNVATKDEFAMAAKLAGLDYKKLISEIIK is encoded by the coding sequence GTGAGCCAAAAAGTAAAAATTAATAAAAAAAAGAAGAGAATCTTAGTTCTTGTTCACTCGGATCTCATCCCTCCTGAAAATATTTCTAAAGAAGATAAGCAAAAAGAAGAATTTGAATTTAAGCCGTGGATAACAGAATTCAATGTTATATCAACACTTAATGAACTTGGCCATGAGACTAAAGTCGTAGGTGTCTATTCTGATCTTTTACCTCTAAGAGAGGCCATCGATGAATTCAGACCACATATTGTTTTCAATCTTTTAGAAGAGTTTGATGGCAAGGTCCTATTAGATCAAAATGTCGTTTCATATTTAGAATTACTAAAAGTTAAGTACACAGGCTCCAATCCACGAGGATTGATGATTGCTAGAGACAAGGCCCTGGCAAAAAAACTTCTCTCTTATCACCGAATTAAAACTCCGGGGTTTCAGGTTTTTACAAGTCGATCTAAGGCCAAGGTGACAAAGATATCGAAGAAGTTAAAATTTCCACTTATTGTAAAATGTCTTTATCAAGATGCTTCTTTGGGAATTAGTTCTGCTTCAATCGTAAAAACACCGGAGAAGGCAATTGAAAGAATTATTTATCTCATGGATAAGTACGATGAAGATGTGATCATTGAGGAATTTATTGAAGGACGTGAGTTCTTTGTTGGAGTTATGGGAACAAAGAGATTGAAGGTACTACCGATTTTGGAACTCTCTTTTAATAATATAGAAAATCCGCTCGCTCAGCTCTACTCTGAAAAAGCAAAATGGAGCATGAAGTATCGTCAAGAAAAAGGGATCGAAACTGGCCGGGCATTAATTTCAAAAGAGTTGGAAGATAAAATTATAAAAATATGTAAAAGAGCTTATAAGGTTTTAGAGCTGACAGGTTATGCTCGTGTTGACTTAAGAGTTTGTCCAGCGGGGGAACCTTATATTATTGAGGCCAATCCGAATCCTAATGTGGCCACTAAAGACGAGTTTGCCATGGCCGCAAAACTTGCTGGATTGGATTATAAGAAACTCATAAGTGAAATTATAAAGTAG
- a CDS encoding LysR family transcriptional regulator: MSLKLDDLKNFIVVSELKNVTRASEQLGLTQPALSYSIKRLEEELGAPVFIRLKSGIELTKFGEEFHHRANKLLQDWQDAKNIFNKEGEDIVGEFKVGIHPSVAIYSLPIVLPLIYKNFPRLNFRLIHDSSRVITGKVINFEADFGIVVNPIKHPDLIINEMGVDEVKLFESDRPKRENNKLIYNPQLAQSQDLLRKLKDNSILIDGHIESDNLEVIAKLTSEGVGIGLLPSRVASNYKNLVPINDSPIVKDQISLVYRVEMKNSLLVKDILEIVKDSLI; this comes from the coding sequence ATGTCATTGAAATTAGATGATTTGAAGAACTTTATTGTGGTTTCTGAGTTAAAGAATGTCACACGAGCTTCTGAGCAGCTAGGTTTAACTCAGCCAGCTCTAAGTTATTCGATCAAGAGGCTAGAGGAAGAGCTTGGAGCGCCAGTTTTTATTCGTCTAAAAAGTGGTATTGAACTTACAAAGTTTGGAGAAGAATTTCATCATCGTGCTAATAAGCTTTTACAAGACTGGCAAGATGCTAAAAATATTTTCAATAAAGAGGGGGAAGATATTGTTGGTGAGTTTAAAGTTGGAATTCACCCTTCTGTTGCAATTTACTCTCTCCCAATTGTATTACCTTTAATTTATAAAAATTTTCCGCGCTTAAATTTCAGGCTCATTCACGACTCTTCTCGCGTGATTACTGGTAAGGTAATCAATTTTGAAGCTGATTTTGGTATTGTAGTTAATCCTATAAAGCATCCAGATTTAATTATTAATGAAATGGGAGTTGATGAAGTTAAGCTATTTGAATCAGATCGTCCAAAGAGAGAGAATAATAAATTAATATATAACCCTCAATTGGCCCAAAGTCAGGACTTACTTAGAAAGTTAAAAGATAATTCAATCTTAATTGATGGACATATCGAAAGTGACAATTTGGAAGTCATTGCAAAGCTTACAAGCGAAGGTGTGGGGATAGGCCTTCTTCCAAGTCGAGTGGCCTCTAATTATAAGAACCTTGTTCCGATTAATGATTCTCCAATTGTTAAAGATCAAATCTCATTGGTTTATCGTGTCGAGATGAAGAATTCTTTATTAGTTAAGGATATCTTAGAGATTGTAAAAGACTCTTTAATTTAA
- the rlmN gene encoding 23S rRNA (adenine(2503)-C(2))-methyltransferase RlmN codes for MTKTSLYNLTLESFPYDEAKIMGKWVYKKLNFNPDTWENAPRVVREKAKEYDLSLLKILWQGLSKDGTRKFLLGLDDKNSIEAVLIESENDKRLRSTLCISSQVGCAIGCTFCHTATQGLTRHLQTSEIVGQYLTVSKWMQDNVDPKYQISNIVFMGQGEPLHNFENVKKACYLLTDPLGIALSKHKVTISTSGLVPKIKQWEELPDVNVAISLHAIRNNLRSELMPINKRYQVDDLLEALRSIPVKNSRRIMYEYLLIKDLNDTQEDIDGLIENLPKKESKINIIPFNEYPESKFKRPSDEHIEWFQRSLQAAGLTCTVRETKGDDILAACGQLKTQYEKLNLPS; via the coding sequence ATGACAAAAACAAGCCTATATAATTTAACTTTAGAAAGTTTCCCATATGATGAAGCAAAAATCATGGGAAAGTGGGTCTATAAAAAGTTAAATTTTAATCCTGACACATGGGAAAATGCCCCACGCGTTGTTAGAGAAAAGGCAAAGGAATATGACCTATCGCTACTAAAGATTCTTTGGCAGGGCCTTTCCAAAGATGGAACGCGAAAATTTCTGCTTGGTTTAGATGATAAGAACTCAATTGAGGCAGTCCTTATTGAAAGTGAAAATGATAAGCGCCTAAGATCGACTCTGTGTATTTCGTCACAAGTCGGCTGTGCCATTGGTTGTACTTTTTGTCACACGGCCACTCAGGGGCTTACAAGACACCTACAAACATCTGAAATTGTCGGTCAGTACCTAACTGTCTCTAAATGGATGCAAGATAATGTCGACCCGAAGTATCAGATTTCAAATATTGTTTTTATGGGTCAAGGTGAACCACTTCATAACTTCGAAAATGTTAAGAAGGCCTGCTACCTTTTAACAGATCCTCTTGGAATCGCTCTAAGTAAACATAAGGTTACGATTTCCACTTCAGGACTTGTCCCGAAGATCAAGCAATGGGAAGAGCTACCTGACGTCAATGTGGCCATCTCTCTTCATGCTATTAGAAATAATCTACGCTCAGAGCTGATGCCAATTAATAAGCGCTACCAAGTTGATGACCTTCTTGAGGCCCTGAGATCAATTCCTGTTAAGAACTCTCGACGAATCATGTATGAGTACCTCTTAATTAAAGATCTTAATGATACTCAAGAAGATATTGATGGATTGATTGAAAACCTTCCTAAGAAGGAATCAAAGATTAATATTATTCCTTTTAATGAATACCCTGAAAGTAAATTTAAGCGCCCAAGTGATGAGCATATTGAATGGTTTCAAAGATCTCTACAAGCAGCAGGACTTACTTGTACCGTTAGAGAAACTAAAGGTGATGATATCTTAGCAGCTTGTGGCCAGTTAAAAACACAATACGAAAAGCTTAATTTGCCTTCTTAA
- a CDS encoding dienelactone hydrolase family protein, producing MRILLPILMAMGFVSCSSVTTKDVDYKVGDKSYRGYMALTGDQDNKKPGVVVVHEWWGHNDYARKRTDQLADLGYNAIALDMYGDGKTADHPKDAMKFSSEAFKNPTLLKAKFNKAVELLKDQPSVDADRIGAIGYCFGGAVVLFNATQGADLKGVVSFHGSLSGIKKVTKNSKAKLLVINGADDPLVTKDDITNFKKVIRRSQLPMRFVNLPGATHAFTNPKATENGKKFNLPLAYNEKADKESWDLMREFLQNTL from the coding sequence ATGAGAATTTTACTGCCAATTTTGATGGCGATGGGCTTTGTAAGCTGTTCTTCTGTGACAACGAAGGATGTTGACTACAAAGTAGGGGATAAGAGTTATCGAGGTTATATGGCCCTAACTGGAGATCAGGATAATAAGAAGCCAGGAGTTGTCGTTGTTCACGAGTGGTGGGGTCATAATGATTATGCGAGAAAGCGTACAGACCAGCTTGCTGATCTTGGTTACAATGCTATTGCCCTAGATATGTATGGAGATGGAAAAACGGCAGATCACCCAAAAGATGCAATGAAATTTTCATCTGAAGCCTTTAAGAACCCTACGCTTCTTAAAGCAAAATTTAATAAGGCCGTAGAGCTTTTAAAAGATCAGCCAAGTGTCGATGCTGATCGCATTGGTGCTATCGGATACTGCTTTGGTGGTGCTGTTGTCCTCTTCAACGCAACTCAGGGCGCAGACCTAAAAGGAGTGGTTTCATTCCACGGGTCTTTATCGGGTATTAAAAAAGTTACGAAAAACTCTAAAGCAAAGCTTTTGGTTATTAATGGGGCCGATGATCCGTTAGTAACTAAAGATGATATCACCAATTTCAAAAAGGTCATTAGAAGGTCGCAACTGCCAATGAGGTTTGTGAACCTTCCAGGTGCTACTCATGCCTTCACAAATCCAAAGGCAACGGAGAATGGAAAGAAATTTAATCTTCCTTTGGCCTATAATGAAAAGGCTGATAAAGAGTCTTGGGATTTAATGCGAGAGTTTCTACAAAATACACTTTAA
- a CDS encoding thiol-disulfide oxidoreductase DCC family protein, translating into MNIIFIDGKCLICNGLVKIIYRIDHKKRVKFCHLQDPKALDYLQQDFVKNLSTVVFYQNGEVSTKSDAAIAVMVELGHRYFRVFKIIPRPLRDWLYEVVAKNRYRLGKELETCPVPDKDLASRFL; encoded by the coding sequence ATGAATATTATCTTTATCGACGGTAAGTGCTTAATATGTAATGGCCTTGTCAAGATTATTTATCGAATCGATCACAAGAAGAGGGTTAAATTCTGTCACCTGCAGGACCCTAAAGCGCTAGATTATCTTCAACAAGATTTTGTTAAGAATCTCTCCACAGTTGTTTTCTATCAAAATGGTGAGGTTTCAACGAAGTCAGATGCCGCGATTGCGGTAATGGTAGAATTAGGCCATCGCTATTTTAGGGTTTTTAAAATAATTCCGAGGCCACTAAGAGACTGGCTCTATGAAGTCGTTGCGAAAAATCGCTACAGACTTGGTAAGGAGTTAGAGACTTGTCCAGTTCCTGATAAGGATTTAGCAAGTCGCTTTCTATGA
- the rlmN gene encoding 23S rRNA (adenine(2503)-C(2))-methyltransferase RlmN has translation MESFFSTPLSSLEDFITEHGFTGVHAQTIYTQVYKHGAVSFKEITGLPQKLYSLLEEKYSFDLLEIAKIQESVDDKTVKLLFKLSDGRTVETVCVPFQKKYTLCLSSQVGCAMKCSFCFTGTQGLTRSLEKKEIILQYLQAYAYIKEKFQGHQAAPNIVFMGQGEPLHNIDNVADAIEILKTKEGMGLGPRQITLSTAGYLPGIKRFSELGSVNFALSFHSPFNEERNELIPLNKAYPIDKLIDELKTIKLMKRQFLTFEYLIIRDLNHTKKHVEEIGRLLKGMPVIFNLIPFNEFPGAPYRRPEMAAVEEFKKGLIELGFHAMVRTTKGDDILAACGQLTSQDS, from the coding sequence ATAGAGTCATTCTTTTCAACCCCACTTTCGAGTCTTGAAGACTTCATCACTGAGCATGGATTTACCGGAGTCCATGCTCAAACAATCTATACCCAAGTTTATAAGCATGGGGCAGTATCCTTTAAAGAGATTACTGGTCTACCTCAAAAACTCTACTCGCTATTAGAAGAAAAATATTCTTTTGACCTACTTGAAATCGCTAAGATTCAAGAATCAGTTGATGATAAGACTGTTAAGCTTTTATTTAAACTTAGTGATGGACGAACAGTGGAAACAGTCTGTGTTCCCTTTCAAAAGAAATATACACTTTGCCTTTCTTCTCAAGTTGGGTGTGCTATGAAATGCTCATTCTGTTTTACAGGAACGCAGGGGTTAACACGTTCGCTAGAGAAGAAAGAAATTATTCTTCAATATTTACAAGCTTATGCCTATATCAAAGAGAAGTTTCAAGGCCATCAAGCTGCTCCTAATATTGTCTTTATGGGACAAGGTGAGCCTCTCCATAATATAGATAATGTTGCGGATGCCATTGAAATCCTAAAGACAAAAGAAGGCATGGGATTAGGTCCAAGACAAATTACTCTTTCAACGGCCGGATACTTACCAGGCATAAAAAGATTCAGTGAGCTAGGAAGCGTTAACTTTGCTCTCAGCTTCCACTCTCCATTTAATGAAGAAAGAAATGAGCTCATACCACTTAATAAAGCCTACCCTATTGATAAATTAATAGATGAGCTTAAGACGATCAAGTTAATGAAGCGCCAATTCCTAACTTTTGAATACTTAATTATTCGCGACTTAAACCACACAAAGAAGCATGTGGAAGAAATTGGTCGACTCTTAAAAGGGATGCCCGTTATTTTTAATCTCATTCCATTTAATGAATTTCCAGGAGCTCCTTACAGGAGGCCAGAAATGGCGGCCGTCGAAGAATTTAAAAAAGGCCTAATAGAGCTCGGCTTTCACGCCATGGTTCGCACAACAAAGGGCGATGATATTTTAGCGGCCTGTGGACAATTGACATCACAAGACTCATAG
- a CDS encoding RsmB/NOP family class I SAM-dependent RNA methyltransferase: MKNQAVATKGPEGFEYFYSQMWGPRWNSLKDSFTKKEEKAYRRNKWFSGEFIDSEELIAGVYAKGKVTESKDLKSHYVMDAASVIVARNLKPTPGSKVLDMCAAPGGKSLVLFEEMEGRGHLVLNELSRNRKERLRRVVSEYIPEEMRDIIDIRGFDGNKYGLNLKDEFDFVLLDAPCSGERHTLNDQKYLNMWSKKRTKNLAGLQYSLLCSALLTLKSGGEVLYSTCSISSLENDEVIAKVLKKRGDQVELVHDLDTFGFGEKTEYGIIFLPDKEGAIGPLYMCKLRKK, from the coding sequence ATGAAAAACCAAGCTGTAGCAACGAAAGGCCCTGAGGGCTTTGAATATTTTTACTCACAAATGTGGGGACCCCGATGGAATTCACTTAAAGATTCTTTTACTAAGAAAGAAGAGAAGGCCTATCGTCGCAATAAATGGTTTTCAGGAGAATTTATTGATTCTGAAGAACTAATTGCTGGGGTGTATGCCAAGGGAAAAGTAACGGAGTCTAAAGATCTTAAGTCTCATTACGTGATGGATGCTGCCAGTGTTATTGTTGCTCGTAACCTCAAACCAACTCCTGGCTCCAAAGTTCTTGATATGTGTGCGGCACCTGGAGGGAAGAGCTTAGTCCTATTTGAAGAAATGGAAGGTAGGGGACACCTGGTTCTAAATGAACTTTCACGTAACCGAAAAGAGCGTTTACGACGAGTTGTTTCAGAATATATTCCAGAAGAAATGAGAGATATTATTGATATCCGTGGTTTTGATGGCAATAAGTATGGGCTTAATTTAAAAGATGAATTTGACTTTGTTCTACTAGACGCCCCTTGCTCTGGAGAACGTCATACTTTAAACGATCAAAAATATCTTAATATGTGGTCAAAAAAGAGAACTAAAAATCTTGCTGGCCTTCAATATTCCCTACTTTGCTCTGCCCTTTTAACACTGAAAAGTGGCGGAGAGGTTCTCTACTCGACATGCTCTATTTCTAGTCTAGAAAATGATGAAGTGATTGCTAAAGTCTTAAAAAAGAGGGGCGATCAAGTTGAGCTTGTTCATGACTTAGATACTTTTGGTTTTGGAGAAAAAACTGAATATGGTATAATTTTTCTACCTGATAAAGAGGGGGCCATTGGTCCACTCTATATGTGTAAACTTCGAAAAAAGTAG
- a CDS encoding Kazal-type serine protease inhibitor domain-containing protein, translating into MKFFLALVLTINSYAFKCTKEYRPVCANGKTFANRCMAQMVDAANIKEGPCSKEGNKAENKKQLRPQSTSPMKPHRPQVEAPCICTMIWMPVCGVDGKTYGSACNANCEKVEIKHQGECEKIETH; encoded by the coding sequence ATGAAATTTTTCTTGGCCCTAGTTCTTACTATAAATAGTTATGCATTTAAATGTACAAAGGAATACCGTCCAGTTTGTGCAAATGGAAAAACTTTTGCGAATCGTTGCATGGCCCAAATGGTCGACGCCGCGAATATTAAAGAAGGCCCTTGTTCTAAAGAGGGAAATAAAGCCGAAAATAAAAAACAATTAAGGCCACAATCAACTTCACCTATGAAGCCTCATCGTCCACAAGTAGAAGCTCCTTGTATCTGTACAATGATTTGGATGCCTGTGTGTGGAGTGGACGGTAAAACTTATGGTAGCGCTTGTAATGCTAATTGTGAAAAAGTGGAAATAAAACATCAAGGTGAATGTGAAAAGATTGAAACACACTAA
- a CDS encoding methyl-accepting chemotaxis protein, translating into MKNTNFKVKLILLCVFLSVVSIVISTVSYFGVSDLNGQSNFFSENIIPRNLLLSEMDVSYQKTRIQVRTLGLSDIDSENRKIAISNTMEMIENYELAASKLQKKITNAEEQKIFDDLQDQWVDFKKVGARALELAQINNSAAKAELQEIFLVHCPEAAENYQRVLDKYNSRLSKEVTSSAAVVSSTASRLQLTIVIVSLVGILLGFSIGVIYASSISRKIKATISALTNTSISLTKSAKSIATTSNELSLSSERQDSSLQESSSSLEEISSMVRMTADNAKKSNNLAEESLDKAAVGKKIVKNMIDSMGNIDGNIDVMVGEFSENNKKMLHIVELINQIEERTQVINDIVFQTKLLSFNASVEAARAGDAGKGFAVVAEEVGKLAQMSGNASIEISEMVSTSVHEVNSIVEESNMKLSGLVQKVKTSVTSGSEVASQCGQILEEIVSSVENVTNSITEITSATFEQSKGITELQGSISSIDVSSKSNTGIAKGASNIADQLLNEVSFVNRSIGEIELVFLGEEERKQAA; encoded by the coding sequence ATGAAAAACACGAATTTCAAAGTTAAGCTAATTTTATTATGTGTCTTTTTATCTGTTGTTAGTATTGTAATTAGTACTGTTTCATATTTTGGCGTAAGTGATTTAAACGGCCAATCAAATTTTTTTAGCGAAAATATCATTCCTAGAAATTTATTATTAAGTGAAATGGATGTGAGTTATCAAAAAACACGAATTCAAGTCAGAACACTAGGGCTTAGTGACATAGATAGCGAAAATAGAAAAATAGCGATTTCGAATACAATGGAAATGATTGAGAATTACGAACTCGCTGCAAGTAAATTACAAAAAAAAATTACAAATGCCGAAGAACAAAAAATCTTTGATGATCTTCAAGATCAGTGGGTGGACTTTAAGAAGGTTGGTGCCAGAGCGCTAGAGCTTGCACAAATTAATAATTCCGCAGCTAAAGCTGAACTACAAGAAATCTTCTTGGTTCATTGTCCTGAGGCTGCAGAAAATTATCAAAGAGTTTTAGATAAGTACAATAGCCGCTTATCGAAAGAAGTAACTTCTTCAGCTGCAGTTGTAAGTTCAACGGCAAGTCGCTTACAGTTAACAATTGTTATCGTTTCATTAGTTGGTATATTACTAGGTTTCTCTATTGGCGTAATATACGCTTCAAGTATATCTAGAAAGATTAAAGCTACAATCTCTGCGCTTACTAATACATCTATCTCTCTTACGAAAAGTGCCAAGAGTATTGCTACAACTTCAAATGAACTTTCTTTGTCAAGTGAAAGACAAGATTCATCTCTTCAAGAGTCTTCAAGTTCTTTAGAAGAAATAAGCTCAATGGTGAGAATGACTGCTGATAATGCAAAGAAGTCTAATAATCTAGCTGAAGAGAGTTTAGACAAAGCCGCTGTCGGTAAAAAGATTGTAAAGAATATGATAGATTCAATGGGCAATATTGATGGAAATATCGATGTAATGGTTGGGGAATTTTCTGAAAATAACAAGAAGATGCTTCATATAGTAGAGTTAATAAATCAAATTGAAGAAAGAACTCAAGTGATTAATGATATTGTATTTCAAACAAAGCTACTTTCGTTTAATGCTTCTGTTGAAGCCGCACGAGCAGGTGATGCCGGAAAGGGGTTTGCAGTTGTTGCGGAAGAAGTTGGTAAATTGGCCCAAATGAGTGGTAATGCTTCAATTGAAATTTCGGAAATGGTTAGTACGAGTGTTCACGAAGTTAATTCAATTGTAGAAGAATCAAATATGAAACTTTCTGGACTTGTTCAAAAAGTTAAAACTAGTGTTACTTCGGGTTCTGAAGTGGCCAGTCAATGTGGACAAATTCTTGAAGAAATTGTTTCAAGTGTAGAAAACGTTACCAACTCTATAACTGAGATAACATCTGCAACTTTTGAGCAGTCTAAGGGAATAACTGAACTTCAAGGCTCGATATCAAGTATAGATGTATCTTCAAAATCAAATACTGGTATTGCAAAGGGAGCGTCAAATATTGCAGATCAATTATTAAATGAAGTTAGCTTTGTAAATCGCTCTATTGGAGAGATTGAGCTTGTTTTCTTAGGTGAAGAAGAAAGAAAACAAGCCGCTTAA
- a CDS encoding ABC transporter permease, with the protein MSIGSEVKHYLSVYKKFISTSTAVAMSFRTSFVLMVMMDLMFFGSAYFTVDFIFDHVDMVMGWNRNQFMLFLSYVLLVDGFHMIILSQNFWRFSDDLKSGQLDYTILRPLSSIFSVFFRNIRPSSIPTLVPAIAVFSYYANINGFNIFQWALIPILLVLSLALLSVVEFVISCAMFWLVEGVGINFFRMQMQQLSRWPDLIYGVTTKRVFSTLIPILLVGSAPIHFLLDMNKWHYLLIMVVATGVFWFILLKLWERGLQVYDSASS; encoded by the coding sequence ATGAGTATTGGTTCAGAAGTAAAGCATTACTTATCAGTATATAAGAAGTTTATCTCAACAAGTACGGCAGTTGCGATGAGTTTTCGTACAAGTTTTGTTTTGATGGTTATGATGGATCTAATGTTCTTTGGTTCAGCATACTTTACTGTTGATTTTATCTTTGATCACGTGGATATGGTTATGGGATGGAATAGAAATCAGTTCATGCTATTTCTATCTTATGTCTTACTTGTTGATGGTTTTCATATGATTATATTAAGTCAGAATTTTTGGCGCTTCAGTGATGATCTAAAGTCAGGTCAATTAGATTATACAATTTTAAGACCTCTTAGCTCGATCTTCAGTGTCTTCTTTCGCAATATAAGACCTTCATCAATTCCTACACTAGTTCCTGCAATTGCGGTTTTCAGTTACTATGCAAACATTAACGGCTTTAACATATTTCAATGGGCACTTATTCCTATTCTGTTAGTCCTATCACTTGCACTGCTTTCTGTCGTTGAATTCGTCATCAGCTGTGCAATGTTTTGGCTTGTTGAAGGTGTTGGAATTAACTTTTTTAGGATGCAGATGCAGCAACTTTCGCGCTGGCCGGACCTTATTTATGGAGTCACGACAAAGAGAGTATTTTCGACACTTATTCCAATACTTCTAGTTGGTTCTGCTCCTATTCATTTCTTATTAGATATGAATAAGTGGCACTACCTTCTTATCATGGTAGTTGCCACCGGTGTATTTTGGTTTATCTTATTAAAACTTTGGGAGCGAGGACTACAAGTCTATGACTCGGCCTCTTCGTAG